TCACAATGACCGAACTGGGGGCCATCACTGGCGGTGGTTTGACCGGGTTCGGCGTGGTCATCATCCTGAGTTCGTTGATTGCCGACAAAATCGGATACGGCCGATTGCTGATCATGGCGTTCATCCTGCACCTTGTCTCCGCCGGATTGACGCTCGCCGCGCCGCTGGCATTTGCATCGGGTGGGAAGTCACTGGCCTATGCGTGCCTGTTCTGGGGTATGTTCATTTTTGCAGTCGGAAATGGACTGTGTGAAGCTGTCGTCAATCCACTTGTCGCAACGCTGTTTCCGAAGAACAAAACGCACTACCTGAATATCCTTCATGCTGGCTGGCCCGCCGGTCTTGTTGCGGGAAGTGTGGCCTCTGCACTGATGGCCGCGAAGACAAGTGAAACCGGAGAGGTCCTCAGCGCTGCTGTCGACTGGAAGATTCAGATGTCGTTGTTCCTGATTCCGACCGTGGCTTACGGTTTGATGCTGCTTGGGCAAAAGTTTCCGAAGTCTGAAGCGGCTGATGCCGGCGTCAGCACGGGCGAAATGATCAGCACGCTTTTTGCACCACTGATGCTGGTACTGCTGGTTGTTCACGCGATGGTTGGATACGTCGAACTGGGGACAGACTCCTGGATTTCAAAAATCACGGGAGCCATTATGGCGGACCCTCAAAAAGGGCTGATGTTGTTCGCTTATACATCGATGCTGATGTTCGTGCTGCGATTCTTTGCCGGACCTATCGTCCACCGGATTTCTCCGCTGGGGCTGTTGCTGGCCAGCGCAGTCCTTGGTGCCACGGGGCTGACACTGCTCGGCGGTGCTGAAACTGTGACGGCATGTATTATTGCGGCGACTGTCTACGCGCTCGGAAAGACCTTCCTCTGGCCAACGATGCTGGCGGTCGTTTCTGAACAGTTTCCCAAGGGGGGAGCAATCTCGATTGGAATGCTTGGCGGTGTTGGTATGTTGTCTGCCGGATTGCTTGGTGGCCCGGCCATCGGTTTCAAGCAGGACTACAACGCCTCGGCGAATCTGAAGAACGTTTCAGAGGAAACGTATGACCGCTACAAGGCCGGTGAACCAAGCAGTTTCTTCGGGTTCGAGACGGTTGGGCTCGACGGAGCCAAAGTGGGAGTGCTTGAAGATAAGGGAAAAGAGTTGAATCGCGTGGGCGAGCTGCTCAAATCTCAGAACACGTCTGATCCTCGGCATGAGGGGCTGGTGACATGGTGGAATGACGCAGAAAAGTCTGCCGAAAAAGATGGGCCTATCGTAAGTGCTGCAGGAGTTTATGGCGGAAAAGAGGCGCTGAAGCTGACGGCCTATGTTCCCGCGACGATGGCCGTCTTCTACCTGTTGTTAATCCTGTACTTCAAGTCGCGAGGTGGTTACAAGGCTGTTCATGTCAACGAGGAGGTTGAATCTCCGGAAGCCATGGGTGTCGCTGAAGCATAGGCTCAGCCTTTAAAGCATCCACCGGCCGTTGCCGGCGTCTGCGGACATCACGGGAAAGGCGTCATCGAATGTTGACGCCTTTTTTTTCGCGAGGGGAATTCATGTACTGTCAAGCTTCATTGGTGCGTTCAAATCGAATGATGTTGTGGTCAAGTGTCATTTGAATACTGCCGGGCAGCGTCCGTCTGGAAGTCGTGTCGTTCACTATCGACTCCGACAGATGACTCCAGTGCCGCGAGGTCATTTTTTGGCGAGGCCAGCATTGGCGGATCCACAGCAGAGTCAGCATATGGCGGATCAGTGGTTCGGACGCGGATTGCAGGGTAGCGCGGGATAATCTGCAGCTGACTGGTGTTCGTTCAAGCTGGCATTGATCCAGTAGGTTTCCGGCAACTTCGTCGATGATGGAAATCGCTTCTCTTGCCTGTCTGGCAATCGTTTCCAGACTGTTCGCTATGTCGCGGTTCGAGTGAGTCTGAAGATAGGGAAGTACATCGTGCCGGAGGCGGTTTCGAGTAAAAGAGCGATCCGCATTTGTGTGGTCGTCACACCACGTTAACTGATGGGCCGCGGCATAATGGTCGATTTGCTGCCGACTGACGGACAGCAGTGGCCGAAGCAGTTGACAGTGTTCGCCAAGTGGTCTTGCGACAGACATACCTGAGAGTCCACGCAGTCCACTTCCCCGAACGAGGTTATGCAGCACCGTTTCAGCCTGGTCGTCTCGATGGTGGGCTGTGACAACAAATTCTGCCCCCTGCTCTGCAGCCATTTCCAGAAGCAGTTGATATCGCACCTGCCGGGCTGATTCTTCCAGCGAACCCTGATTCTGGTCGACGATGGAACCATCGGCCGCTTTCTTGCAGAAGAATGGGAGCCCAAGCTGTTCTGCCAGGGATTCGACGAATATCCGGTCTTTCTGGCTATGGGTTCCTCGGAGTCCATGGTCAACGTGAGCGACAAGGAAATTCCAGTGGGCGACGCCCTGGAGTTCTTCGGGGCTCCTGGAAGTGACAACTTCTTCCGGTTCGTGCGTTCGTCGGGATGCGGCATGGGACAGGACAACACTGTCTTTCCCGCCGGAAACCGCAAGTAGCACCGTCGAACCCCGGGGAACAAGTTTCGATAGTTCCTGCCTGATGTTCGTTGATAATTGGTCCGCGTGTTGATCCATCCACTTGCACCTGGTTGACCTTCGATTCAGCTTTGGTAGCATTCCCTGGTCTCTTTCCAGAACCGAAATTCTAAAATCTCTGTTTCGGGAAGAGTGTTGACAGGAAAGGTTTTCGGAACCTGCTGTGAACGTGACAAGTGAATGGTTCGGTGCTGGTTGATCGGCATGCGTCCAACTGATTTTGTCTCAGTCCTTTTGTGATTTGTCTGCTGGCGAACTGTTGAACAGGCGTATCTGTTCGATGGTGAACTATGCAGACAGTGAGATCCGCAAATGGTACTCGCTGGACTTATTATTTTCACCGTCTGCTGTCTGCACTGTCTGATGTGCATCGCCGCATCGAAGTGTACAGGTATCGACAAACGGAACTCCCGCAATCAGGATGGGTCCTTCGGGGCGCCGTCGCCGATGGGGTTTCGGATGTTGTCGCTGGCAGAATTGACGACGACCGGGCCACCCGGAATGGTGGCTGGTGGTGCAAATCGCTTTGCACCACCGTATCGTGACAATGTCCGGTTTCAAACAGTTGAATGGTCCTTTCTTCGGATGCACACCGGCTTCAGGAGCACACAACAATAGGCACACACTTTGAGAGGTGTGCAGATTGCTGAGAGCCTGACGAAACATCGTCACGTTTGCCACTCGATTTGATCGAGACAACAGGTCCGTATTTGATCTGAGGGCATATCCATGGATCCGACGCTCGTCGGTATTGTTTCCGTCGTCGTTGGTCTTGCAATTGGCTTCTTTGTGGATCGAGTCCTCAAAGGTGGCGCATACAAGACTCGTGATGAAATCCTGCGTCAGGCGGAACGCGACGCAGAAACGCTGAAAAAAGACCTTGAACTTAAGCTGAAGGAAGAAATGCTGAAACGCCGTGAGGCGATGGATGCAAAACTGGATGAACAACGCAATCAGATTCGCGTTAAAGAGCGTGAACTGGATAAGCGAGAATCACACCTTGAAGAACAGCAGGACTCCTTCCGCAAGAAGGAGAAAATGCTTCAGGCGACGCAACAAAAACTGGCTGAACGAGCAAAGTCCATCGAGGCCAAAGACAACGAACTGACTCGTCTGCTGAAGGACGAGCAGGAACAGCTCTATCAGATCAGTGGGTTGAGTCGGGAGAATGCATCAGAGCTGTTGCTGAAACGCATGGAGCGTGAGCTTGCCGAAGAAACCGGCGCGCTGATCCTGAAGCACGAAAGTACCGTAAAAGCCGAATGCGAACGACAGGCGCGGGAAATCATTGGAATGGCTGTACAGCGCTATGCGTCTGCTCACACGTCTGAATCAACGGTCTCGACGGTTGATATTCCCAGTGACGAAATGAAAGGTCGCATTATCGGCCGGGAAGGGCGCAATATCCGCGCCTTCGAAAAGGCGACCGGTGTGGACGTCATCGTTGATGATACACCAGGAGTGGTGATTGTCTCGGCTTTCGACAACGTTCGTCGTGAAGTGGGTAAGTTGTCACTTGCCAAGCTGATCCAGGATGGTCGCATCCACCCCACACGCATCGAAGAGATCGTTGGCGAAACCCAGAAGGAGATGGAAGAGCACATTCGGCGACTTGGTATCGAAGCCTGCGAGGAAGCGGGTGTTCGAGGTCTGCACGACAAGATAGTCGACCTGATGGGCCGACTGCATTTCCGCGTCAGCTACAGCCAGAACGTCCGACAGCATTCCATCGAGGTCGCCCATCTGACCGGGTTAATGGCAGAGCAGCTTGGTCTGGACGGAACGCTGGCCCGTCGTTGTGGATTCCTGCATGACATCGGCAAAGCGGCCGACCATGAAATGGAGGGCGGTCACCCTGCTGTCGGTGCGGAACTACTTAAGCGATATGGTGAAGGTGAAGAAGTGGTGCATGCAGCGGCCGGACACCATGACGATATCCGTCCGGAGTACATCTACACGGTCCTGGTTGCAGCGGCCGATGCTGTTTCAGCAGCTCGTCCAGGAGCTCGTCGCGAAACGCTTGAAAAATATGTCCGGCGGCTCGAAGAACTGGAATCGCTCGCCTGTGGCTTTCCCGGTGTGGACCACGCTTTCGCCGTCCAGGCTGGGCGAGAGATCCGCATCATTGTCGATTCTGCGAAGGTCAACGATCGTCGTGCAATCAAGATGAGCCGTGACATTGCGACTGCCATTGAACAGTCGTTGACATATCCGGGTGAAATCAAAGTGACTGTGCTGCGGGAGACTCGCAGCGTCGAATTTGCTCGGTAGTCTCAGGTGATATTTAGAAGTTGACGGAGTCGGAAGTGGCGTCGTCCAGACCGGACGACGCGTTTTCCGGGCAAGTACGAGAGAAATCTGAATCAAGGTGATACCCGACTGATGCATCCGTACCTGATTGTTGCAATTGGAATTCTCACGGTCCTTGGGCTGATCATCTTTCTGCGCATTAATGCGTTCATCGCGTTGATATCCGCAGCTTTGGTGGTCAGCTTTCTGGCCCCGGGGCCAATCAACGAAAAAGTCAGTCGGGTTGCATTCGCGTTCGGAGAGAACGCCGGGAAGATTGGTCTTGTCATTGGTTTTGCCGCGGTGATTGGTGAAGCCATGATGCTGAGTGGAGCTGCCGATCGCATCGTCCAGGCATTCCTGAAACTGATGGGGGCCGAACGTGCGTCACTGGCGTTGATGAGCAGCGGATTTGTCCTTTCAGTTCCGGTCTTCTTCGACACCGTTTTCTATCTGCTTGTGCCGCTTGCAAGGTCTCTGTACCGAACGACTCGCAGGAACTACCTGCTTTATGTCTGTGCGATTGCGGCTGGTGGTGCCATTACTCATACGATGGTTCCTCCAACTCCCGGCCCACTCTACATGGCCGCCACGCTGGGCGTTCCTATCGGACTGATGATGCTGATTGGACTCGCCGTTGCAGCCCCGGCCGCCATGACAGCGCTGTGGGTATCCAAATGGATGGATTTGAACGTCTCAATCGGAACTCTGCCTCAATTTGATGATGGCGAAGATGCTGAAGCCGCTCTGGCGGCACGCCAGAAGGAAATCATGAGGATACCGCTGATTGAAGCATTACTGCCTGTCCTGCTGCCTGTCCTGCTGATTTCAGGGGACACGATTGTTGGTGCTCTTATCCCCAAGCCATCGGCGACGGAGAAGAACCTGACGGTCGTTGTTGCTTCGCAAAAGGACGCTGCCCGAATTCTGAAGAGCACTCAGGAGAATCTTCCGGCAGAAACGGAATTGATCGCGACGTTGAACAGGTCCCTGGAATCGGTCACTTCGACTCTGGATGAGGTCCAGGCACAACTCGATTCTGAGCGGGCGGCTGAGCCTGCGTATGTCGCAACGCTTCGTAAGGTGAAGCCCTACAGCGAGTTACTTGGGAATCCAAGCCTGGCATTGCTGGTTTCCATGATGATTGCGGTGTTTACGTGGGTACGACTGAAGGCTCCGGATACCAAGCAATTTTCGACGGCTGTCGAAAACGCTCTGCTCAGCGGCGGGCTGGTAATTCTGATCACGGCGGCCGGTGGAGCTTTCGGGGCAATGCTGAAAGCAACCAACATGTCTGACACAATTCGAGAGTCGTTTCAGGGGAGTCAGGCCACTGGATTCATCGCGCTGGCGCTGGGGTTTGGTTTGGCGGCCATTCTGAAAGTCGCCCAGGGGTCGAGCACGACCGCCATGATTACCGTTTCGGGAATGATGGCAGCCATGGAACTCACTCAGGAAAAACTGGGCTTCAACCCGGTTTACCTGTGTACCGCCATTGGTGCGGGTTCTTTGGTGGGATCCTGGATGAATGACAGTGGGTTCTGGATTTTTGCTCGGATGAGCGGCTTGACGGAAGCGGAGGCATTGAAGACCTGGACCCCGTTGCTGCTGATCCTCGCAACGGTCAGCCTGACAGTAACTGTCATTCTCGCGACAGTGATGCCTCTCAATTCCTTGTAATTCTGTTCGGACGCTTTTCTATTGCCGGTATCGGGTCAACAATAGAGTACCTCGTGACCACCGGCTTCCGGATAGAATTGTCTCCGCAGCGCATTCGCTCTGCGGATCAGTGATACAGCATTGGTTTCAATAAAAGTGACTCAGCCAAACTTGACGCCTTCCGACTTGACCGTTCTCACACCTGCCGTCGCGATGCGAGATTTGTTTGGCTACCTGAATTTTTCACACGGTACGCCGAATGTTCGATTTCGAGTCGCGATTAACTGGCTCTTCACGCAGGAGGCGGTGAGCAGCTCCGCGGATTCGCTGTGCGAATATCTGCTGACAGAATGTGAAAAGCTGCAGGTTTCGGGCGAAGCCGCCTTTTCGGATCTTGCTCAGGCAAAGTCTGTGATTGAACTGGTGTTTCACAGACTGCTGCCTGCGTATCAGGATCACCACCGCGATCTGCTGGGGCATCTGGGCTCGACAGACTTTCTGGCGCCCTTTCTTCTGTCTCGTATGTTCGAGGTCGTTCTGGAGGCTGGTGAGCCATGGAATAACGTACAAAGGGTGGTTGAAGTCTCCCTGCAGCAACTGAATTGTTTTATTGGCTATCGTCCCGTGGCAGTGCTGGAAAACGGCCGACGGATGGAGGTTTACGAACACGAACGTTTCTGTCCTCTGCCTTTGTATTTCCAGGAAGGCGGAGTCGCTGTGGGACGCTACCGTCAGCTTATCGAATCGATGCTGGCGTTTATGAAGTCACTCCCGGAAGAGCTGACGGCACCTGCCCATTTCTCACTGGATCGTTTGGCAGAGCTTTCACTGGATGTTCGTGCCCATGATCACCTGGACCCGGTTAATAAACGCACCAACTATATCTTTGGTGAATGGGATCCGGAATGCATTGATACGAAGGGCTACTACCGTCGATTTGTTCTCCGTAAACTGATTGTCGATTCTTTGGTAGACTGGGTCAGTGATGGCCCCGACAGGAATTCTGCAGATCGTTTATACGATGCGTCGGCTGTGCTTTGTGGAACAATTCTGATGGCGTCTGCCATCAGTGGATCAGGTCCTCAAACCTATGACTCGACGGTCTCTCTCACAACGTTGTTGCCCATAGTCGCACGGCAGCGCGATAACTTTTACCAGACCCTGCTTGAAACCGCCACGGGCGAAAATGGAAAGCGCCTGAAACGTCTGGCGGAGCAAACACGACAGGCTTTTGGTCACGTTCGCCATGAACTCAATATGCGACTGGCCAAGTATGGGGCTGACCAGGTTCAGCATCGCCACCTGTCATGGATGTTTGCTCGAATGGGGTTCGAAA
This genomic interval from Planctomycetaceae bacterium contains the following:
- the rny gene encoding ribonuclease Y, giving the protein MDPTLVGIVSVVVGLAIGFFVDRVLKGGAYKTRDEILRQAERDAETLKKDLELKLKEEMLKRREAMDAKLDEQRNQIRVKERELDKRESHLEEQQDSFRKKEKMLQATQQKLAERAKSIEAKDNELTRLLKDEQEQLYQISGLSRENASELLLKRMERELAEETGALILKHESTVKAECERQAREIIGMAVQRYASAHTSESTVSTVDIPSDEMKGRIIGREGRNIRAFEKATGVDVIVDDTPGVVIVSAFDNVRREVGKLSLAKLIQDGRIHPTRIEEIVGETQKEMEEHIRRLGIEACEEAGVRGLHDKIVDLMGRLHFRVSYSQNVRQHSIEVAHLTGLMAEQLGLDGTLARRCGFLHDIGKAADHEMEGGHPAVGAELLKRYGEGEEVVHAAAGHHDDIRPEYIYTVLVAAADAVSAARPGARRETLEKYVRRLEELESLACGFPGVDHAFAVQAGREIRIIVDSAKVNDRRAIKMSRDIATAIEQSLTYPGEIKVTVLRETRSVEFAR
- a CDS encoding SLC13 family permease, whose translation is MHPYLIVAIGILTVLGLIIFLRINAFIALISAALVVSFLAPGPINEKVSRVAFAFGENAGKIGLVIGFAAVIGEAMMLSGAADRIVQAFLKLMGAERASLALMSSGFVLSVPVFFDTVFYLLVPLARSLYRTTRRNYLLYVCAIAAGGAITHTMVPPTPGPLYMAATLGVPIGLMMLIGLAVAAPAAMTALWVSKWMDLNVSIGTLPQFDDGEDAEAALAARQKEIMRIPLIEALLPVLLPVLLISGDTIVGALIPKPSATEKNLTVVVASQKDAARILKSTQENLPAETELIATLNRSLESVTSTLDEVQAQLDSERAAEPAYVATLRKVKPYSELLGNPSLALLVSMMIAVFTWVRLKAPDTKQFSTAVENALLSGGLVILITAAGGAFGAMLKATNMSDTIRESFQGSQATGFIALALGFGLAAILKVAQGSSTTAMITVSGMMAAMELTQEKLGFNPVYLCTAIGAGSLVGSWMNDSGFWIFARMSGLTEAEALKTWTPLLLILATVSLTVTVILATVMPLNSL
- a CDS encoding MFS transporter; protein product: MSSGENDAVAPNAKRLLWAGFMAILAAGVGYAVRGGILTQWANEFGFTMTELGAITGGGLTGFGVVIILSSLIADKIGYGRLLIMAFILHLVSAGLTLAAPLAFASGGKSLAYACLFWGMFIFAVGNGLCEAVVNPLVATLFPKNKTHYLNILHAGWPAGLVAGSVASALMAAKTSETGEVLSAAVDWKIQMSLFLIPTVAYGLMLLGQKFPKSEAADAGVSTGEMISTLFAPLMLVLLVVHAMVGYVELGTDSWISKITGAIMADPQKGLMLFAYTSMLMFVLRFFAGPIVHRISPLGLLLASAVLGATGLTLLGGAETVTACIIAATVYALGKTFLWPTMLAVVSEQFPKGGAISIGMLGGVGMLSAGLLGGPAIGFKQDYNASANLKNVSEETYDRYKAGEPSSFFGFETVGLDGAKVGVLEDKGKELNRVGELLKSQNTSDPRHEGLVTWWNDAEKSAEKDGPIVSAAGVYGGKEALKLTAYVPATMAVFYLLLILYFKSRGGYKAVHVNEEVESPEAMGVAEA
- the tilS gene encoding tRNA lysidine(34) synthetase TilS: MDQHADQLSTNIRQELSKLVPRGSTVLLAVSGGKDSVVLSHAASRRTHEPEEVVTSRSPEELQGVAHWNFLVAHVDHGLRGTHSQKDRIFVESLAEQLGLPFFCKKAADGSIVDQNQGSLEESARQVRYQLLLEMAAEQGAEFVVTAHHRDDQAETVLHNLVRGSGLRGLSGMSVARPLGEHCQLLRPLLSVSRQQIDHYAAAHQLTWCDDHTNADRSFTRNRLRHDVLPYLQTHSNRDIANSLETIARQAREAISIIDEVAGNLLDQCQLERTPVSCRLSRATLQSASEPLIRHMLTLLWIRQCWPRQKMTSRHWSHLSESIVNDTTSRRTLPGSIQMTLDHNIIRFERTNEA